A window of Pseudocalidococcus azoricus BACA0444 contains these coding sequences:
- a CDS encoding DUF760 domain-containing protein, with protein MVFNSENSEFFSDATEEHTNNLLLKYLQNQSPEVLSRVARSASPEIRQIISHNVQGLVGGLPSEAFNIQITTDRDNLAGLLASAMMTGYFLRQMEQRMELEAGFASSLSVTPVESQD; from the coding sequence ATGGTCTTTAACTCTGAAAATAGTGAATTCTTCTCCGACGCGACCGAAGAGCACACCAACAATCTGCTGCTGAAATACCTCCAAAATCAGTCTCCTGAAGTTTTGTCACGGGTGGCCCGCTCTGCTAGCCCAGAAATTCGCCAAATTATTAGTCATAATGTCCAAGGACTGGTGGGGGGATTACCGTCTGAGGCTTTTAATATTCAAATCACAACGGATCGAGATAACTTAGCGGGTCTGTTAGCCTCGGCGATGATGACCGGGTATTTCTTACGCCAAATGGAACAACGGATGGAACTAGAAGCTGGTTTTGCCAGTTCCTTGTCTGTAACCCCCGTTGAGAGTCAAGATTAA
- a CDS encoding mercuric reductase, whose translation MSLPLPLDAFNQSLLAQVHPPDWVNPTPLKCYDLLVIGGGTAGLVTAIGAAELRLGLKIALVEQSLLGGDCLNWGCVPSKTLIAVARKVDQIRNASRFGIHCPQAPIVEFAKVMERVRQVRADISHHDSVERCHQAGIDVFFGTAQFRDPHHLQVQQQLLPFKRVVIATGARATIPHIPGLEAVPFYTNETIFNLTELPQKLAIIGGGPIGCELGQALQRLGSQVTIFQRPEQILPQEDFETAQLIALQLQQDGIEIKTATQIHQVIATANQTQIEFQSPKTNPEIQSVTVDEVLIAAGRTPNLETLNLEAAGIEVQPGRGIVVNDYLQTSQSHIFAVGDVCQAWKFTHAADAGARIVIKNALFSPWGLGRSKVSRLLIPRVTYTDPEIASVGISAAQAKSQNLKINVLTIPFTDVDRAVTEGDTQGFLELVLSDNCDRILGAVIVGHGAGELISYITQAMGTNQGLTRFSQTIFPYPTQAEILKKAADRYYQATLLRPGSQALLKLVRWLAR comes from the coding sequence ATGTCCTTACCCCTGCCCTTAGATGCGTTTAACCAGTCCCTGCTCGCTCAAGTTCATCCTCCTGACTGGGTTAATCCAACTCCCCTCAAATGCTATGACCTCCTGGTGATTGGCGGCGGGACGGCCGGATTAGTCACGGCGATTGGGGCGGCCGAGTTAAGGCTAGGGCTAAAGATTGCCTTAGTCGAACAAAGCCTTCTGGGGGGGGATTGCTTAAATTGGGGTTGTGTCCCCTCAAAAACCTTAATTGCCGTTGCCAGAAAAGTTGATCAGATCCGCAACGCGTCCCGATTTGGGATTCACTGTCCCCAGGCCCCGATTGTTGAATTTGCGAAAGTAATGGAACGGGTCAGACAAGTCCGGGCCGACATTAGCCACCATGATTCCGTAGAACGCTGCCACCAGGCCGGGATTGATGTCTTTTTCGGGACTGCCCAATTTCGGGATCCCCACCATCTCCAGGTTCAACAGCAACTTTTGCCCTTCAAACGGGTCGTAATTGCCACCGGAGCGAGGGCCACAATCCCCCATATCCCCGGCCTGGAGGCAGTTCCCTTTTACACCAACGAAACCATCTTTAACCTGACAGAACTCCCGCAAAAACTGGCGATTATTGGCGGCGGGCCGATTGGCTGTGAACTGGGGCAGGCCCTACAACGCTTAGGCAGTCAGGTGACGATTTTCCAACGCCCAGAACAGATTTTGCCTCAGGAAGATTTTGAGACTGCCCAACTAATTGCATTGCAACTGCAACAGGACGGGATTGAAATTAAAACTGCGACCCAGATTCACCAAGTTATCGCCACTGCCAACCAAACCCAAATTGAGTTCCAGTCCCCAAAAACTAACCCAGAGATTCAATCAGTCACCGTAGATGAAGTTTTAATTGCGGCGGGGCGAACTCCTAACCTAGAAACCTTGAATTTAGAAGCGGCTGGAATTGAGGTGCAACCCGGCCGGGGTATTGTCGTGAATGATTATCTGCAAACGAGCCAAAGCCATATTTTTGCCGTTGGGGACGTGTGCCAGGCCTGGAAATTTACCCATGCCGCCGATGCCGGAGCCAGAATTGTGATCAAAAATGCTCTGTTTTCCCCCTGGGGCCTGGGTCGAAGCAAAGTCAGTCGTTTGCTAATTCCCCGTGTCACCTATACAGATCCAGAAATTGCCTCCGTAGGAATCAGTGCCGCCCAGGCCAAGTCCCAAAATCTTAAAATTAACGTCTTAACTATTCCCTTTACAGACGTAGATCGAGCCGTGACGGAGGGGGACACCCAGGGTTTTTTAGAATTAGTCTTGAGTGACAATTGCGATCGAATTCTGGGGGCGGTGATTGTCGGTCATGGGGCCGGGGAATTGATCAGTTACATTACCCAGGCCATGGGCACAAACCAGGGACTAACTCGCTTTAGCCAAACCATCTTTCCCTACCCAACCCAGGCCGAGATTCTTAAAAAAGCTGCCGACCGCTACTACCAAGCCACCCTACTAAGGCCGGGATCTCAAGCTCTGCTCAAATTAGTCCGCTGGCTGGCACGGTGA
- a CDS encoding DUF1997 domain-containing protein, with protein sequence MYLHFTANQTVTLDVPSHPTPIQHYLRQPQRLVHALTDPTRVELLGEHCFRLKMRPVNFLMITLQPVVDMEVKAAADGSIRLRSKACEIRGVDYINQRFRLDLIGYLRPEVTPNQTKLIGQADLKVGVDMPPPLSLTPLPILEATGNGLLKSVLLTIKQRLMHQLLADYGAWLEEQHPHELPAEEGMVTVPGLV encoded by the coding sequence ATGTATCTCCACTTTACGGCTAACCAAACTGTAACCCTGGATGTGCCTAGTCATCCTACCCCCATCCAACACTATTTACGCCAGCCCCAACGCCTTGTCCATGCCCTGACTGACCCAACCCGAGTCGAGCTTTTGGGGGAACATTGTTTTCGTTTAAAAATGCGCCCCGTGAACTTTTTGATGATCACCTTGCAGCCCGTGGTGGATATGGAAGTTAAGGCCGCAGCAGATGGAAGTATTCGCCTACGCTCCAAGGCCTGTGAAATTCGCGGGGTGGACTATATCAATCAGCGGTTTCGTTTGGATCTGATTGGCTATTTACGGCCGGAAGTCACCCCCAACCAAACTAAACTGATTGGCCAGGCCGACTTAAAAGTGGGTGTTGATATGCCGCCCCCCTTATCTTTAACCCCCCTGCCAATTTTGGAAGCCACGGGCAATGGCCTATTAAAAAGTGTCCTCCTGACCATCAAACAGCGCCTGATGCACCAACTTTTGGCCGATTATGGGGCCTGGCTGGAGGAGCAACACCCCCACGAACTCCCCGCCGAAGAGGGTATGGTGACTGTCCCAGGCCTGGTTTGA
- the pheA gene encoding prephenate dehydratase, with amino-acid sequence MPITLAHLGPAGTYAEMAALAFGNTLSLKHPETFDLHPYPSIAQSLQALDRGEVNYAIVPVENSLEGSVNMTLDTLWQLKHIQITQALVLPISHAFVTQASDLTKVQKVYSHPQALGQCQPWLQEFLPQASQIPTNSTSAALAYPATDPTTAAITSMRAAQLHNLPILAHDIQAYPHTGDAPINCTRFWVMKPRESDGWPQAGDSHTSLAFSLPKNRPGALVQALLIFAERNINLSRIESRPSKRSLGDYLFFLDLEVGENVEIIHTALEELQTRTEVLHVWGSYSLAMV; translated from the coding sequence ATGCCCATCACCCTTGCTCACCTTGGTCCCGCCGGAACCTATGCGGAGATGGCGGCCTTGGCATTTGGAAACACACTCAGTCTGAAACACCCCGAGACCTTTGATTTACACCCTTATCCGAGTATTGCTCAATCCCTCCAGGCCTTGGATCGGGGTGAGGTTAACTATGCCATTGTCCCCGTGGAAAATTCCCTCGAGGGCAGCGTCAATATGACCCTTGATACCCTCTGGCAGTTGAAACACATTCAAATTACCCAGGCCCTTGTCTTGCCAATCTCCCATGCTTTTGTAACCCAGGCCAGCGATTTAACAAAAGTTCAAAAAGTTTATTCACATCCCCAAGCCCTTGGTCAATGCCAGCCCTGGTTACAGGAGTTTTTACCCCAAGCTAGCCAGATTCCCACCAATTCCACCAGCGCGGCCCTGGCCTATCCCGCCACCGATCCCACTACTGCTGCCATTACCTCCATGCGGGCGGCCCAACTCCACAACCTGCCGATCCTTGCCCACGATATTCAAGCCTATCCCCACACTGGCGATGCCCCGATAAACTGTACCCGCTTTTGGGTGATGAAACCCCGAGAGAGCGACGGCTGGCCCCAGGCCGGTGATAGCCATACCTCCTTGGCCTTTAGTTTGCCCAAAAATCGTCCCGGAGCATTGGTGCAGGCCCTCTTGATTTTTGCCGAGCGCAATATTAACCTCAGTCGAATTGAATCCCGGCCCAGTAAACGTAGCTTGGGAGATTATTTATTTTTCTTAGACTTAGAAGTTGGCGAGAATGTGGAGATTATCCATACCGCCCTGGAGGAACTTCAAACCCGCACAGAAGTCCTGCACGTTTGGGGTAGCTATTCCCTGGCAATGGTGTAA